The sequence below is a genomic window from Calditrichota bacterium.
CTCCTGGCGCAAATGATCGCGAGGGTTACAAACAGGCAATTAGCATGTACCGTACAGCTATGCCTGATTTTCAATTTACGATTGACGACATGATTGCTGAAGGAAACAAAGTTGTCATTCGCTGCACGATGACTGGCACGCAAAAAGGCGAACTCATGGGGTCTTCTCCTACCGGCAAAAAATTAACGATGACAGCGATCTCCATTCGCTATTTTGAAAACGGAAAAGTTATTGAAGAATGGGTTGAAACGAACATGCTGGGTTTTATGCAACAAATGGGCATCATACCCCCTCCGGAACAGCCGCAACATCAATGAGCGCAATAAAAATATTTAGCAATTTTACAGAAAGGAACGGAGAAATGGCGAGCGAAATTTTGATTGGCTTTTCTTTTATTTGGTTAATTATTTGGTCAATATTTGGCTTAAAAGCAGGTATGGCGCATCCAGAGTGGGTGGAAAAAATGAAAAGCCTTTCGGAAAAAGGAGGACTCGACGAATTCTGGTCAACGTATGATGGTTTTAGAATCCAGATTCCTGCCCATGCCCACGCAAACAATTTTGCGTGTATCACTTTCTTAATCGGTATTGCACTAAAAACCGAAATCATTGGTTATTCATCTCAATTCCAGATGGGGCTGGCTATCGGCTTTATTATAGCTATGATTTTGGCCGCCATTGGTGAACGATTTAGAATTGTTCCGGTTGCCGCCATCGGCAGTATGCTTTTCCTAGCAGGATTAATAGTTAGTTTTGTTGGCATGTTTGTGTAAAATTAAGAATTTATCGGAAATTTACCTGACTGCGGGAATTTATTGTTAATTCTTAAGGAGGATCTCATCATGGA
It includes:
- a CDS encoding ester cyclase, with product MKVKATVFSLLALFMMLASFHCQKKEDTSNSTEENKAAVRRLIDEAWNKGNLAVIDEILSPNYILHIDAPGANDREGYKQAISMYRTAMPDFQFTIDDMIAEGNKVVIRCTMTGTQKGELMGSSPTGKKLTMTAISIRYFENGKVIEEWVETNMLGFMQQMGIIPPPEQPQHQ